The Fusobacterium sp. FSA-380-WT-3A genome has a window encoding:
- a CDS encoding LysR family transcriptional regulator, with protein MTTSFSIFLIVAEELNISKAAKKSFVTQQCVSDHIKRLEETYKIKLFNRKPKFSLTPAGEIMRNSLIKMKIIEENMEKQLIELKNEVTGEIRFGISSIRARILASKLIKEYKNLYPNVSISFILDDTKNLEKYLLKGEIDLFVGVNTIKNSFFHVEKIGEDNLYFICTENLLKKYLTILELNEIIKNKEIKIEKIKNIPIISSGKESNASSLIKEFCKYKNIELNKKVYISDIYSSFPMCEEEIGGFFCPTILLNDIENFNKDKLNKLEIFKIKDLNKHLNFDLVYPQIINFPLYVEDFIKLIKLEVNKIYNK; from the coding sequence ATGACAACAAGTTTTTCAATCTTTTTAATAGTTGCAGAAGAATTAAACATCAGTAAAGCCGCAAAAAAATCTTTCGTTACTCAACAATGCGTTAGTGACCATATAAAAAGATTAGAAGAAACATATAAAATAAAGCTTTTCAATAGAAAACCTAAGTTTTCTCTAACTCCTGCAGGAGAAATAATGAGGAACTCTTTAATAAAAATGAAAATTATTGAAGAAAACATGGAAAAACAATTAATAGAATTAAAAAATGAAGTAACAGGAGAAATAAGGTTTGGAATAAGTTCTATAAGAGCAAGAATACTAGCAAGTAAACTTATAAAAGAATATAAAAATTTATACCCCAATGTATCTATCTCTTTTATTTTAGATGATACTAAAAATTTAGAAAAATATTTATTAAAAGGGGAAATCGATTTATTTGTTGGAGTCAATACTATTAAAAATTCTTTTTTCCATGTAGAAAAAATAGGAGAAGATAATCTATATTTTATTTGTACAGAGAATCTTTTAAAAAAATACCTTACTATTCTTGAATTAAACGAAATCATAAAAAATAAAGAAATCAAAATAGAAAAAATAAAAAATATTCCTATCATTTCTAGTGGAAAAGAAAGTAATGCTTCCTCTTTAATTAAAGAGTTTTGTAAATATAAAAATATAGAATTAAACAAAAAAGTTTATATAAGTGATATTTATAGTTCTTTCCCTATGTGCGAAGAAGAAATTGGAGGCTTTTTCTGCCCAACAATACTTCTCAATGATATAGAAAATTTTAATAAAGATAAACTAAATAAACTTGAAATTTTTAAAATCAAAGATTTAAATAAGCATTTAAATTTTGATTTAGTTTATCCACAAATTATTAATTTTCCACTATATGTAGAAGATTTTATAAAATTAATTAAGTTAGAAGTAAATAAAATATATAATAAATAA